A genomic segment from Novipirellula artificiosorum encodes:
- a CDS encoding chloride channel protein, whose protein sequence is MKAIRTILESFDLRSSGKWIVLASLVGVVAGLGAIIFQLLGQLVVHVSLSQFAGYAPPEAAGEHVLFEHPSGTMVPWMIVLIMMIGGLISGLLIYTFAPEAEGHGTDAAIDAFHNKRGVIRGRIPFIKTIASAITLGTGGSGGREGPIAQIGAGFGSWLGTKLKLSHRDRRIMLAAGMGAGVGAIFRAPLAGAVFAGEILYSDADLEADVIVPAATSSIVAYSVYTQSLPAETRFMPLFGDALEHSFNSPIELIPYAALAVILTIVGMIYVKTFYGTHDLFHRLPIIPHIRPAIGAGFAGILAIGLLHLFQGDTRVFATLGTGYGTLQTALTSAADLGVPLLLTIAFAKIATTSLTISSGGSGGVFGPSMVIGGCLGAAVGLGFQSIWPSVVTEPEAFAVVGMAGFFAGVARAPVSTIIMVRAMTGDFGLLVPTMLVVTLTFVTSQNWTLYRKQVPTRMDSKAHRGDFIIDVLEGLRVRDVFKPERKLILIPEGMKLDDIVHRLARNHQHYFPVVDAENSIVGIFTDNDVRSYLYDDTLWELAVARDVMVTNFTSVGPDDDLNTALKRFTSMNVDELPVIEPKNKTKLLGMIRRKEVISAYNQRLMEHKEAAAE, encoded by the coding sequence GTGAAAGCTATCCGAACAATTTTGGAGTCTTTTGATCTCCGCTCCTCTGGTAAATGGATTGTGCTGGCATCGCTGGTCGGCGTCGTCGCTGGACTTGGCGCGATCATTTTTCAGCTCCTTGGCCAGTTAGTCGTCCACGTCTCGCTCAGCCAGTTTGCAGGTTACGCACCTCCCGAAGCGGCCGGCGAGCACGTTTTGTTCGAGCACCCCAGTGGCACGATGGTGCCTTGGATGATTGTCTTGATCATGATGATCGGTGGATTGATTTCGGGGCTGCTCATCTACACGTTTGCTCCCGAAGCTGAAGGACACGGCACGGACGCGGCGATCGACGCCTTCCACAATAAACGGGGTGTCATCCGCGGACGAATCCCCTTCATCAAGACGATTGCCTCTGCCATTACCTTGGGAACCGGCGGTTCGGGTGGACGGGAAGGTCCGATTGCGCAAATCGGTGCGGGTTTTGGCTCTTGGCTTGGAACCAAACTCAAACTGTCGCACCGTGATCGTCGCATCATGTTGGCCGCGGGGATGGGAGCCGGTGTCGGAGCGATCTTCCGTGCTCCCTTAGCAGGAGCGGTTTTCGCGGGTGAAATTCTCTACAGCGACGCAGACTTAGAAGCGGACGTGATCGTGCCGGCCGCAACCTCATCGATCGTCGCGTACAGCGTCTACACGCAATCGCTGCCCGCCGAGACACGCTTCATGCCGTTGTTTGGCGACGCGCTCGAACATTCTTTCAACTCGCCGATCGAGTTGATCCCGTATGCTGCGTTGGCCGTCATCTTGACCATCGTCGGCATGATCTATGTGAAGACCTTCTACGGCACCCACGATCTGTTCCATCGTTTGCCGATCATCCCTCACATCCGACCTGCGATCGGAGCGGGTTTTGCAGGGATCCTTGCGATCGGACTGTTGCACCTTTTTCAGGGCGACACGCGAGTGTTCGCCACACTCGGAACGGGCTACGGCACGCTGCAAACGGCGTTGACGTCCGCGGCTGATCTTGGCGTTCCGCTGCTGCTGACCATCGCATTCGCGAAAATTGCGACCACCTCCCTGACGATCAGTTCGGGCGGCTCGGGTGGTGTGTTCGGTCCGTCGATGGTGATTGGCGGTTGCCTCGGAGCGGCAGTCGGATTGGGGTTCCAGTCCATTTGGCCGTCCGTCGTCACGGAGCCCGAAGCCTTCGCCGTGGTCGGCATGGCCGGCTTTTTCGCGGGAGTCGCGCGAGCGCCGGTGTCGACGATCATCATGGTTCGCGCGATGACCGGCGACTTTGGCTTGTTGGTCCCCACGATGTTGGTCGTGACGTTGACCTTTGTGACCAGCCAAAATTGGACGCTGTACCGAAAACAAGTCCCCACGCGAATGGATTCGAAAGCCCATCGAGGTGACTTCATCATTGATGTTCTCGAAGGACTTCGCGTCCGTGACGTGTTTAAGCCGGAACGCAAGTTGATACTGATTCCCGAAGGCATGAAGCTCGATGACATTGTGCATCGACTGGCTCGCAACCACCAGCACTACTTCCCGGTCGTGGACGCCGAGAACTCGATCGTCGGCATTTTCACAGACAACGACGTTCGATCGTATCTCTACGATGACACGTTGTGGGAGTTGGCCGTCGCGCGTGATGTCATGGTCACCAATTTCACGAGTGTCGGTCCTGATGACGACTTGAACACGGCGTTGAAGCGGTTTACCTCCATGAATGTCGATGAGTTGCCTGTCATCGAACCCAAGAACAAAACGAAGCTGCTTGGCATGATTCGCCGTAAAGAAGTGATCTCCGCCTACAACCAACGGCTGATGGAACACAAAGAAGCTGCGGCCGAGTGA
- a CDS encoding LON peptidase substrate-binding domain-containing protein gives MNDLDDVMQLPDDFDGRVRLFPLPDLVLFPHAMQPLHIFEPRYCEMLTESLSSDRLIAMATLTGGISAVKADSPPIATTVCIGRILSHAELENDRHNLLLVGTKRATIIRELDTGRSFRTAEVEVHPDIYPPAGAESRREVKKKLLEAFATVIPPSQQATQSLTELMAGQMGLGPITDIISYTLPFEVQAKLRLLNIANVDERAIELIELLRSGTVQLSSVSIEEQSGDAGSGGNPPFPPPFSLN, from the coding sequence GTGAACGACTTGGACGACGTGATGCAGTTGCCCGACGACTTTGACGGCCGGGTGCGTTTGTTTCCGTTACCCGATTTGGTCCTGTTTCCTCATGCGATGCAGCCGCTGCACATTTTTGAACCTCGGTATTGCGAAATGCTCACCGAATCGCTGTCATCGGACCGATTGATCGCCATGGCCACGCTGACTGGGGGTATTTCAGCGGTCAAAGCCGATTCGCCACCGATTGCAACGACGGTCTGTATCGGTCGCATCCTGTCGCACGCCGAACTCGAAAACGACCGGCATAACCTCTTATTGGTCGGAACCAAGCGGGCAACCATTATCCGTGAACTTGATACGGGCCGCTCTTTTCGAACCGCCGAGGTCGAGGTGCACCCCGATATCTATCCACCGGCCGGGGCAGAATCTCGGCGTGAGGTCAAGAAGAAACTGCTCGAGGCATTTGCGACAGTGATCCCGCCGAGTCAGCAAGCAACGCAAAGTCTGACCGAATTGATGGCTGGGCAGATGGGATTGGGGCCGATCACCGACATCATTTCTTACACGTTGCCGTTCGAGGTGCAGGCAAAGCTGAGGCTACTGAACATCGCGAACGTAGACGAACGGGCCATCGAACTGATTGAGTTGCTGCGAAGTGGTACGGTTCAGCTGAGTTCGGTATCGATCGAGGAGCAATCGGGAGACGCCGGTTCGGGCGGCAATCCGCCATTTCCGCCACCCTTTAGCCTGAATTGA